Proteins found in one Coffea eugenioides isolate CCC68of chromosome 5, Ceug_1.0, whole genome shotgun sequence genomic segment:
- the LOC113772429 gene encoding uncharacterized protein LOC113772429 codes for MTDAVWKAVHMEIIVHIIGNAIAKMILLLGKFIEKMDASLKAMDVVMQIIFNISGKAITEMIPQLGKFTEKILDASLKAMAMVMQIIMTIVTKTTADMYRLLGKFSEKVEGIAFERAANLSVDAGTSYLGLGSDMQLLSRNLNALRSRASDINEAVERAELSGRQKGKTEVKHWLEEVETLLDNDFIALQRREQQGGILNRLLIGGHARKMKNQADELTDQSRHFNGLLLEKTGE; via the exons ATGACAGATGCAGTTTGGAAGGCCGTCCATATGGAAATCATTGTGCATATCATTGGGAACGCTATAGCTAAAATGATACTACTGCTTGGCAAGTTCATAGAGAAG ATGGATGCAAGTTTGAAGGCCATGGATGTGGTGATGCAAATCATTTTTAATATCAGTGGGAAGGCTATAACTGAAATGATACCACAGCTTGGCAAGTTCACAGAGAAG ATTTTGGACGCAAGTTTAAAGGCCATGGCTATGGTGATGCAAATCATTATGACTATCGTTACGAAGACTACAGCTGATATGTATCGACTGCTTGGCAAGTTCAGTGAGAAGGTGGAGGGCATAGCATTTGAAAGGGCTGCAAATCTATCAGTGGACGCAGGGACGAGTTACTTGGGCTTGGGATCTGATATGCAATTGCTGTCCAGGAATCTGAACGCACTGAGGAGCAGAGCATCTGACATAAATGAGGCTGTGGAGAGAGCCGAGTTGTCCGGACGACAGAAGGGGAAAACTGAGGTCAAACATTGGCTGGAGGAAGTAGAAACATTATTAGATAATGATTTCATTGCATTACAGAGAAGGGAACAACAGGGGGGGATTTTGAACCGTTTGTTGATTGGAGGCCATGCCAGAAAGATGAAAAATCAGGCGGATGAATTAACTGATCAAAGCCGGCATTTTAATGGACTTCTGCTTGAAAAAACAGGAGAATGA
- the LOC113771643 gene encoding uncharacterized protein LOC113771643, translating to MNLTMIFGITKNYFFHLCDLGRGPNYPVLLLPNDMKRLILKECVGRGIRCLSDVLKNIISLNDLSYLEISGLDGIEFLLQFSFAPTPCDQLEVSSFSPLRNLQALMLNNLPNLVGLFYRKIEACLLPLGIFSSLTKLWISYCHNMKQLFTIQLLQNLQNLEDLEIRNCEGLKQIATDDNGVGKGGKEGIQLTSSEATTTIILPKLRRLHLTWLPQLKNICTAAMICDSITEIEMFGCPKVEAAFVSSHHQRTTICSQYSSQNQGR from the coding sequence ATGAATTTGACAATGATATTTGGTATCACAAAGAACTATTTTTTCCATCTGTGTGACTTGGGGAGAGGACCGAACTATCCTGTGCTATTGCTGCCAAATGATATGAAACGTCTAATACTCAAGGAATGTGTCGGCAGGGGCATAAGGTGCTTGTCAGATGTTTTAAAGAATATTATAAGTTTAAATGACTTGTCTTATTTGGAGATTAGTGGTTTGGATGGAATAGAGTTCCTCTTGCAATTTTCCTTCGCTCCTACTCCATGTGATCAGCTGGAAGTCTCGTCTTTTAGTCCATTGCGAAATCTGCAAGCCCTAATGCTCAACAATTTACCAAATTTGGTTGGTCTCTTTTACAGGAAAATAGAAGCATGTCTTCTTCCTCTTGGCATTTTTTCTTCCCTTACAAAGTTGTGGATTTCTTATTGTCACAACATGAAGCAACTATTCACAATTCAATTGCTGCAGAACCTTCAAAATCTTGAAGATTTAGAAATCAGGAATTGTGAAGGATTGAAGCAGATAGCAACAGATGACAATGGAGTGggaaaaggaggaaaagaagGCATCCAATTGACTTCAAGTGAAGCCACCACCACTATCATCCTTCCAAAATTAAGGAGGTTGCATCTGACTTGGTTGCCACAGCTGAAGAACATTTGCACGGCAGCCATGATCTGCGATTCAATCACGGAGATTGAAATGTTTGGTTGTCCAAAGGTAGAGGCTGCCTTTGTTTCTTCTCACCATCAACGGACTACCATCTGTTCCCAGTACTCTTCACAAAATCAGGGGAGATAA
- the LOC113771644 gene encoding protein FAR1-RELATED SEQUENCE 5-like, translating into MGQDGALKTQLMTWCRKQRINQMALDVCGRLRSFDLNQEPECDRDTFIEESGGSIGGHEDEEADELVGAIGVDDVMKLTFDTEEEAGEFYNLYAKLSGFGIRKSNAKRDADGISRFRKWVCCCEGYRNEKWFNYEDRKREAKPITRTGCGACFRVKYDIESVKYVVTRFIMEHNHPLASEASVQHIRSHRKVSDAEYAQAKSLKLVGARICQIMKHFVIKAGGYSNVGFCIKDLYNRMDEERRKDIFNGDAEGALGFLAAKKDADDMFFYKYHVDNEGRLAMLFWADSKSRADFSVFGDVLVFDATYKTNKYRKPLVVLAGVNNHLNSTVFGCALLSDERIETYEWVLSTFVEAMKGRKPVAVMTDGDSAMRRAIKNLLPDTCHRLCSWHLHRNARSNIRCEEFNNRFYNLMARKCSTLEFEDRWARLVNECGVVENEWVKKLYRRRRLWAEAYLRGHFFAGMRSTQRCEKMNAFLNEYLNEKMRLYEFVRSFDLAIAWLRHTESKAVHTSENTKPVLTTILPELEGSAAEVFTRNVFFMVRKHLNRQGLLISEGWSEDGGNRTYYYSKYGGHEISWRVDYDRSMEKLICSCMKFESKGIPCAHMFRVMVVEGMNRIPEACISKRWTKGVHCSNNGMKEFVADEQLTQMARYGTLKSSCNTMCYYASYMDDAFNDLQQMFDKHSVDLKEKWIDRGYGGDGFAMDSRVRNDRSRRTFGLLDPRVSRCKGDHKHAEAKKKRKCGHCRQATTNEHAHTKRIRTTQQLMMIIWKTVWMTRWKNHLKLVRAAATQANGEDKHLYHNHSVAVEGTQVANKEVQEKDEALLL; encoded by the exons ATGGGGCAGGATGGGGCGCTTAAAACTCAACTCATGACATGGTGCAGGAAACAGAGAATTAATCAAATGGCGTTGGATGTTTGCGGCAGGTTAAGGTCATTTGACCTTAACCAAGAACCTGAGTGTGACCGAGACACATTCATTGAAGAAAGCGGTGGTTCAATAGGAGGACACGAAGATGAGGAGGCAGATGAATTGGTGGGCGCAATAGGCGTGGATGACGTAATGAAATTAACATTTGACACGGAAGAAGAAGCTGGGGAATTCTATAATTTGTATGCGAAACTAAGCGGATTTGGGATTCGTAAAAGTAATGCCAAACGAGATGCAGATGGCATTTCAAGATTTAGAAAATGGGTATGTTGCTGTGAAGGTTACAGGAATGAAAAGTGGTTTAATTATGAAGACCGGAAAAGAGAAGCAAAACCAATCACAAGAACCGGGTGTGGGGCTTGCTTTCGCGTGAAATATGACATAGAATCGGTAAAGTATGTGGTGACACGTTTCATTATGGAGCACAATCACCCGCTGGCATCAGAGGCAAGTGTGCAACACATTAGGTCGCATAGAAAAGTGAGCGATGCAGAATATGCGCAGGCAAAAAGTCTAAAGTTGGTTGGGGCCAGAATATGCCAGATAATGAAACATTTTGTTATCAAAGCCGGAGGGTATAGTAACGTGGGATTTTGCATTAAGGATTTGTATAACCGAATGGACGAGGAACGTAGAAAAGATATTTTTAATGGCGATGCAGAAGGGGCACTTGGGTTCTTGGCAGCGAAGAAGGATGccgatgacatgttcttttatAAATATCATGTAGATAACGAAGGAAGATTGGCAATGTTGTTTTGGGCAGATTCTAAATCTCGTGCGGACTTCAGTGTATTTGGAGATGTATTGGTGTTTGATGCaacatacaaaacaaataaataccgCAAGCCACTAGTTGTACTTGCAGGGGTAAACAACCATTTGAACAGTACTGTTTTTGGCTGTGCACTGCTATCAGATGAGAGGATTGAAACATATGAATGGGTGCTAAGTACATTTGTAGAGGCTATGAAAGGTAGAAAGCCAGTAGCAGTGATGACAGATGGGGACAGTGCAATGAGAAGAGCCATAAAGAATCTTCTCCCGGATACTTGTCACAGGCTATGTTCGTGGCACTTGCATAGAAATGCACGGAGTAATATTCGCTGCGAGGAGTTTAATAACAGGTTCTATAACCTGATGGCGAGAAAGTGTAGCACGCTTGAGTTTGAGGATCGGTGGGCTAGGTTGGTTAATGAATGTGGGGTGGTAGAGAATGAGTGGGTGAAGAAGTTGTACCGTAGGAGAAGGTTATGGGCAGAGGCCTATTTACGCGGTCATTTTTTTGCAGGTATGAGAAGTACTCAAAGGTGTGAGAAAATGAATGCTTTTTTGAACGAGTACTTGAATGAAAAAATGCGACTATATGAATTCGTTAGAAGTTTTGATTTGGCAATAGCATGGCTTCGACATACCGAGAGCAAAGCAGTTCACACAAGCGAAAACACAAAACCAGTCTTAACCACAATCCTGCCCGAATTAGAGGGGAGCGCAGCGGAGGTGTTTACAAGGAATGTGTTCTTCATGGTGAGGAAACATTTGAACAGGCAAGGACTTCTAATTTCTGAGGGCTGGAGCGAGGATGGAGGGAATCGTACATATTATTACTCGAAATATGGTGGACACGAAATAAGTTGGAGGGTGGATTATGATAGGTCAATGGAGAAGCTAATCTGCTCTTGCATGAAATTCGAGTCAAAGGGGATTCCTTGTGCTCACATGTTTCGCGTGATGGTGGTAGAAGGAATGAACAGGATCCCAGAAGCATGCATTTCGAAGCGGTGGACAAAGGGAGTTCACTGTAGTAATAATGGAATGAAAGAATTTGTTGCAGACGAACAGCTGACACAAATGGCCAGATATGGCACTTTAAAGTCCAGCTGTAATACTATGTGTTACTATGCCTCCTACATGGATGATGCGTTTAATGACCTGCAACAGATGTTTGACAAGCATTCTGTGGACCTAAAGGAGAAGTGGATTGATAGGGGATATGGGGGAGATGGATTTGCAATGGATTCAAGAGTGAGGAACGATAGAAGTAGAAGAACATTCGGGCTGTTAGATCCTAGGGTGTCCCGGTGTAAAGGTGATCACAAGCATGCAGaagcaaagaagaaaagaaagtgtgGTCATTGCAG GCAGGCCACAACCAACGAACATGCCCATACAAAAAGAATTCGCACAACACAGCAGTTGATGATGATTATATGGAAAACTGTTTGGATGACTCGctggaaaaatcatttgaaattgGTACGGGCTGCAGCGACTCAGGCGAATGGAGAGGACAAGCATTTGTACCACAACCATTCGGTAGCGGTGGAAGGGACACAGGTGGCCAACAAAGAAGTCCAGGAGAAAGATGAGGCACTACTGTTGTGA